The Candidatus Hydrogenedentota bacterium genome includes the window GCGCGTGGCCGACCCGAACGCGGTCAAGGTGGTCTGCGACGCGCGGGGCCGCGCGCTCTATTTCTCGCGCTGCCCCATCCCGCACATCCGGGACGCGGCGGACCGGGCCGGGGCTCAGCCCTGCCACTGGCAGCATGTGGGGCTCTACGCCTACCGGCGGGACTTCCTGCCGCGCTATGCGGCCATGCCCCAGACCCCGCTGGAGAAACTGGAGAAACTGGAACAGTTGCGCGTGCTGGAAAACGGCTTCGCGATTGCCGTGGTGGACACGGAATATCAGGGCATCGGCGTGGATGTGCCTGAAGATTTGGAACGGGTTCGCGCCATCTTGGCGGCACAGACGGAGGAGGCTTAATCATGACCAAATACGTGTTCACAACCGGCGGTGTGGTGTCCTCCGTGGGCAAGGGGATTCTCTCCGCGGGCCTCGGCCTGCTCCTCGAGTCGCGCGGCCTCAAAATCGCCATGATGAAGCTCGACCCCTACATCAACGTGGACCCCGGCACCATGAACCCCTATGAGCACGGCGAGGTCTTCGTCACGGACGACGGCGCCGAGACGGACCTCGACCTCGGCCACTACGAGCGCTTCACCTCCGCAAAACTCTCCCAGAAAAGCAACGCCACCACCGGCGCGGTCTACAACGCCGTCATCCAGAAGGAGCGCCGCGGCGAGTTCCTGGGCAAAACCGTCCAGGTCATCCCGCACATCACCGACGAGATCAAGTCGCGCATCCGCATGCTCACCGCCGAGGAGGAGGGCGTGGATGTCGCCATCGTCGAGATCGGCGGCACCGTGGGCGACATCGAGAGCCTGCCCTTCCTCGAGGCCCTGCGCCAGTTCCGCCTCGAAATCGGACCCGAAAACTGCTGCTTCATCCACGTCACCCTCGTGCCCTACATCGAGGCGGCGGGCGAGCTGAAGACCAAGCCCACCCAGCACAGCGTGCGCGCGCTCCGCGACATCGGCCTCCAGCCCGACGTGATTGTTTGCCGCACCGGCAAGAAGCGCCTCGGCCCGGACCAGTGCGCCAAGATCGCCCTCTTCTGCAACGTGACCCCCGACGCCATCATCAACGCCGAGGACATCTCGCCCATCTACGCCATCCCGCTCAACTTCAAGGCCCAGAAACTGGACGACACGGTCCTGAAACTGCTCCGGATTGACGCGCCCGCGGGCGACCTGTCCGCATGGACCGCCATGGTGGAACGCCTTAAAAACGCCACAAACGAAATCCGCATCGCCGCCGTCGGCAAGTACGTCGGCCACGACGACGCCTACAAGAGCATCAACGAGGCCTTTGTCCACGCGGGCATCCACAATGACTGCAGGGTCCGCCTCGACTGGGTGGACTCCGAGCAGTTCGAGAAGGGCGTGGATGTCGCGGAGACCCTCGGCAAGTACGACGGCATCGTCGTCGGGCCGGGCTTCGGCTCGCGGGGCATCGAGGGCAAGATCATGGCCGTGAAATACGCCCGCGAGAACCGCGTGCCCTATTTCGGCATCTGCCTGGGCATGCAAATCGCCGTCATCGAGCTCTCCCGCCATGTGGCCGGCCTGAAGGGCGCCACCTCCACCGAGTTCGAGCCGGAAACCCCGCACCCGGTCATCAGCCTCCTCTCCGAGCAGCGCGGACTCCGCGAGATGGGCGGCACCATGCGCCTCGGACAGTACCGCTGCGAGCTCGGGGAGGGCACCCGCGCCCGCGAGGCCTACGGCGAGGCCGTAATCTACGAGCGCCACCGCCACCGTTACGAGTTCAACAACCTCTACCTCGGGCAGCTCACCGCCGCCGGCATGGTCGTCAGCGGCCGCCATCCGAAAGGGGACCACGACCTGGTGGAAATCATGGAACTGGCCGACCATCCGTGGTTCTGCGCCTCGCAGTTCCACCCCGAGTTCAAGAGCAAGCCCCTGCGCCCGCAGCCCCTCTTCCGCGACTTCGTGAAGGCGGCCGCGGCGTTCAAGGCGGCCCGTGCTTGACCGGGTGAACAGGGAGCGGCTCGAACGCCGCTACCGCATGATTCTGTCCTGGCGCGACAAGGCGCGCGCCGTGCGGGACGGCGCAAGGAAGGCACGCGATTTCGACCTGCCGCCGGGACTCCCCGCGGACCGCGCCCCGGCGTGGTTTGAAAAACAGGCGCAACTCGCCGAGGAAACCCTCGCGGAAATCCGGGGGAAGCTGGCACAGCGCCGCGAGAAGGCCCAGGACCATGTCCGCGTGGCGGCGCACCGCCAGAGCCGTCTGCCCGCGCTGGTCTCCGGGGGTAAAATGACGCCCGTCCAGGCGAATGAGGAAAACCGGCGGCTACAGCGGGAAATCGAGACGCAGGGTGCGGAGGCAACCCTCTGCGGCGCCCTGCTGGCGGCGGAAAAGGCGGAAGACTTGGGCGCCCGGATTGACCTGCCCCTGGTCCGCTATTTCAAGGAAATCGAGCGATTCGCCTCCCAGGAGGAGGACTCGGAGGGGGAAGAGAAGCCCCGCATTGCCCCCCCCCCCCCCCCCCCCCCCCCCCCTAGCCACCCCCGGGGGCCGCCAAAAAAAGCGGGGGGGGTTTACCCCCCCCGGGCCCCGTGGTANNNNNNNNNNGGGAAGAGAAGCCCCGCATTCCCGCCCGGCCCGCCCCCGCCCCGCCAGTTCCCAAGCCGGTGGCCCAGAAAAAATCCGGGGACTGGTTTCCCGCCTCCTGGACACGTTCTGACCGCTATGCCGTCGGCATCGCCGCCGTGCTGGTCTTCTCGGTCATCGCTCTCGCCGTCTACTTTCTCCAGTTCTCCGGCGGGGTGAAGTTCGACCTCTTGCCCGGACCCCAGGGGGTCTGGAGGCTGGTCTGCGAGAATGGAAGCCCAAAGGAGCTGCGCGTGGGCTTCGGCGCCGGGGGCGCGGCCCCGCAGACTTACACGGTCATCCTCGAATACGCCTCCGCCGGGGAGGGTGCCTTCCAGCGGGTGAAGGACATTGACCGGGTGTGGATTTATCGGGGGCCCGCCGCCGACGGCGACTCCGTGCCGGTGCCGCCGCGCATGGGCGCCGAGTGGCAGTTAAACCTGAACAGCGTGTCCACCCCCGAGCCCTTCGAGACGCTCCGGGTGCGTGTCTTGAGCCCCGCCGGACGGGTGCTTCTTGAGGAGCGTGTCTCCGGCGCGTTCCCCGCTCAGCCCTCCTCCTGACGCTCCCAGGCACCGTCCCCGCGCCGCCGCGCCACAAACCGGCGGACCCCCTCCGGGGACACGTCAAGCACCACATAATTGTGGACGCTGTTCGCCTCGGCCAGATGACGGCTCAACGGCGCGCCGCCCCCCGCCGTCAGCGTGTACCGCACCCCGTCCAGCACCGCCGTGGCGTAGCCGTGGATGTGCGCCATGAACACCTCGTCCACCCCGTGTTTCCGCATCAGCGCGTGGAAGGCGTCCGCATTCTTCTTGAAACCGCGCCGCCGGTCCTTCCCGGCGAAGGTCTCCTCAAAATACACCGGCGGGATGTGCATGAAAACGTAGCGGCGGCGCGCGCCCGGTTTGGAGAGTTCCCCGTCCAGCCACGCAAGCGTTTCCGAGCCGACCCGTTCCCGCGCGCAGTTGTTGAACCCCGTGAACCGGCAGTCGCCGAAGTCAAAAGAAAAACGGTCCGCGCCGTACAGCGCCCTGAACGCGTTGAAGTCGCGCCGCGCGCCCTGGTCATGGTTGCCCGGCACGCAGAACATCGGCGCGGGGGACACCAGCCCCAGCAGCGGCACATGGTTGCGCAGGAACTCCCCCGCCGCGCCGCGCCGGACGATGTCGCCCGTGTGAAAGACCAGCGCCGGTTTCTCGCCCGCCGCCTGGCGGTACACCTCCGACGCCACCGGCACGTTGTTGCGCGTGTCGCCCAGCACCACAAACCGCGCATGCTCCGGGTTCCCGTGGCGCGCCCGGAGCGCCGTCACCATGGCGTCAAAACCGTGCCGCTCCCGCAGCGCCGCCAGCCGCTTCACGCCGCGTCCCGCCGTCGCCCACTGCCACAGGTACAGCCCGCCCAGGGCCGCCGCCAGCATCACCGCCACCGCCAGCGCGGGGACCGCGCCCATGCGCCGCGCCAGCACGGCCAGCGCCA containing:
- a CDS encoding CTP synthase, producing MTKYVFTTGGVVSSVGKGILSAGLGLLLESRGLKIAMMKLDPYINVDPGTMNPYEHGEVFVTDDGAETDLDLGHYERFTSAKLSQKSNATTGAVYNAVIQKERRGEFLGKTVQVIPHITDEIKSRIRMLTAEEEGVDVAIVEIGGTVGDIESLPFLEALRQFRLEIGPENCCFIHVTLVPYIEAAGELKTKPTQHSVRALRDIGLQPDVIVCRTGKKRLGPDQCAKIALFCNVTPDAIINAEDISPIYAIPLNFKAQKLDDTVLKLLRIDAPAGDLSAWTAMVERLKNATNEIRIAAVGKYVGHDDAYKSINEAFVHAGIHNDCRVRLDWVDSEQFEKGVDVAETLGKYDGIVVGPGFGSRGIEGKIMAVKYARENRVPYFGICLGMQIAVIELSRHVAGLKGATSTEFEPETPHPVISLLSEQRGLREMGGTMRLGQYRCELGEGTRAREAYGEAVIYERHRHRYEFNNLYLGQLTAAGMVVSGRHPKGDHDLVEIMELADHPWFCASQFHPEFKSKPLRPQPLFRDFVKAAAAFKAARA
- a CDS encoding metallophosphoesterase, with the protein product MKLFRKKNLLWMMVLLALAVLARRMGAVPALAVAVMLAAALGGLYLWQWATAGRGVKRLAALRERHGFDAMVTALRARHGNPEHARFVVLGDTRNNVPVASEVYRQAAGEKPALVFHTGDIVRRGAAGEFLRNHVPLLGLVSPAPMFCVPGNHDQGARRDFNAFRALYGADRFSFDFGDCRFTGFNNCARERVGSETLAWLDGELSKPGARRRYVFMHIPPVYFEETFAGKDRRRGFKKNADAFHALMRKHGVDEVFMAHIHGYATAVLDGVRYTLTAGGGAPLSRHLAEANSVHNYVVLDVSPEGVRRFVARRRGDGAWERQEEG